DNA sequence from the Vicia villosa cultivar HV-30 ecotype Madison, WI linkage group LG3, Vvil1.0, whole genome shotgun sequence genome:
ggcaacgtcagtagacacagcgtgaacaaggctcgaggtagttgacaaaagcgtgaaacattaaatgcaatgctgtacggaacacgcaaagcattaaatgctcccaacggtcatcttctcaagtgcctataaatatgaagttctgatgagaagcaagggaACAAACTCTGAACGAATTCTGAACGAACCTATTCTgaataacttgctgaaacgctgtttaactcaaagctcagaaacttcatcttcatcaaagctcactacattgctgttgtaatatattagtgagattaagtttaaacgttaagagaaatatcactattgtgattatagcttttcagaagcatttgtaatactcttagaattgattacattaatttgtaagtaactagagtgatcaagtgttgatcaggatactctaggaagtcttagcttgtgtctaagcagttgtaattagagtgatcacgtggtggtcaggatactctagaaaagtcttagcttgtgtctaagcatttgttcctagagtgatcaggttgtgatcaggatactctagaagacttagtcgtgggctaagtggaaaaccattgtaatctgttgcgattagtggattaaatcctcaggtgaggtaaatcactccgtgggggtggactggagtagtttagttaacaacgaaccaggataaaaataactgtgcaatttgtttttatcgttcaagtttttagactacacttattcaaacccccctttctaagtgtttttctatccttcaagagtTAGACTGATTCTAATTTcctaattttactttatttttagttgttgttattattattattattattattattattattattattataaacctAAACCTAACCATGACCATGCATATACACGTCATATCCCCTTTTCCATTTACTTAGTTTTTCTTCTTTAAGCCACCACCTCATTACTCTTATTATTCTTTaaagtattatttatttaaaaaaaacacattaaaatgcttttatatttataaagttataaaaataataaaaccacAAATATAATGATCACTCTTAAcactaattattaaatataataaatttatttataaatttaaccGAACACATTTAATATTGACATTACTAATTTATTAAATTCATTATagctaaaaaataattgaaatatagcAATAGAAATAATGAATcagtaaaattttattaaaaaaatatatttaaaatatatagaaaatattGGGATGTTACacataattttctagaataatcatctactatggataggaaatacctttccccagaatgtgatgcacaccttgcaggccccaaagatcagcatggatgtagtcaagggatccatgtgttctttgtttgcctttgttgaacttcactctgcaagattttccaaatacacagggttcacaaaacttcagcttttcgactttgtctccaccaagcagattttgtttccctaattcgaccagacccctttcactgacatggcccaatctcatgtgccagatttttgTCTTCGAAAATGGttttgtggatgcaacatttgtcgaaccacttacaacttcagcctcaagggtatacaagccttgtttcttcatgcctctcaagacttccttcgaacccttcatgactcttaggatacttttctctccttggaaaatatatcctttcttgtcgaattcaccaagagaaagcagatttctcttcaaatcaggaacatacctgacttcagtcaacaaccttatagactcatcatggagcttgaatctaacagatccaatacctgcaatcttgcaagccttgttgtttcccagcaatattgatcaaccatcttgatcacataattcctcgaacaagtctttgtttggagtcatgtgccaagtgcaccctgaatccataatccactctcttctcgagtcactgcttgaaaccacaagaacatcagatgattcaaaatcatcttgaacaatggctgcattgccattatccttacctccatgatctttcaggcgttcagggcacacctttcttgtgtgaccctccttcttacaatgatagcatcgaatgccagatgcttcgccactgtaagacttcgactggcttttgcccttcttgtcgaacttatcattctttcgcaagaattttcatttaacggccaaaccttcaccaatagtcgaaggtttatgctcctttcgttcattcaagtccttagaatacaaggctgattgaacttcttcaaacgtcagggactcccttccatacaagagagtttctttgaagtgagcatgtgatcgaggcaaagcgcacaatagtaacagcgcttgatcttcatcatcgatcttcacatcaatattttcaagatcaagaatcagcttgttgaacatatccaactgctcagccaacactttgtcttcaaccatcttgaatgaatacaaagcttgcttcgggtagagtcgatttaccagcgatttggtcatatacaaactttcaagtttcacccataaccctgatgccgtcgtctcctttgatacctgtctgagaaccttatcaccaaggctcaacaaaattgcgctgtgtgctttctcgatcatatttgtcttctccgctgccgtcaattctgcattcatggttgcctctcccttcaacgcttccaaacaaccctgctgaaccagtagggctttcatcttcaagcgccacagaccgaaatcattcactccctggaacttttcaatctcatactttgttgaaggcatcttctccacgctcaccgcaccaatttgttatgaattcaataccaagaacaaagtataatgcaagggaagaataaaggacaaggaagaagaggacaagaattggttataactgttattcttttactttctcttaaaacaagattacaagtttacaagaataacaaataacctctctcaccctaaattaggatttgcagcttagcaatgatgagagactagtatgctatttataataaaaacctaacatactaactaatgggctttttcagcaaggcccattacacaagccaacttaatacacaagctaacttaacaaattagggtttaaacactaaaacctaatttaacatgctaacaaccctagcatcttcgacgtCTGCATGttcgacccatcttcgactacaacatgcactcttcgacacctgcatgtgagcaaccttcgactccatgcttaaccctgtcgaactacAATATCTCACACCTAGaggctacccttcgaccatactagagtttgatccaatatctcacaccttTCTTCTAACAAAGGGCATTCTTCTATAGTCAGTTTCTTAAGAGAGGTAGGGATGCTATCTTCTGGTAATGACTCTAGCCTTTCACAATTAATAAATTCAAGTGATTTTAGTAAGGAAGGAAGGCAGTTTTCTGGCAATGACTTGAGATGTCGACAATTATAAAAGTCGAGATTTTGGAGAGAGGAGAGGTGTCgaatttgttggtgattttagtatcatcaatgtaattttggtagtaatgtgatttactgaaggccaatgcaattatgtgttaagcttgaaacgagttagggtagtgcggagtgcacgctcgtggagccaaacgtgcaattgaatacgaataatagaaacggggttccaaggggcggagcccctggcggggtgcggggcagcgccttgccggggtccaaggggcagcgcccctggcTGGGGTCCCGCTGCTAGATCATAACCGCTTTACCGAACAGGTGCTTCGTTTCCCAACCAACATAACtgttttaccgaacaggtgtgtcatttcggtttctattgttgatctcctatttaaggagtcatttggcctcggtttCGAATACAAAAAacatacttcctctacattctgatctgttctccattgtcaaaaacagattgattcttcaagaattattcccgcaaagatttcgtgaacccaaacaagaatagggtcgaaatactttgttcggaaagtgaacgaacacgattcttgaagatatccaggattatcatacaaATATCTAACAGAATCCCATTTCCTTCGAAGGAAAGATTATCACCAACAGTGAGAGACACAAGGGAGTTCGGGAGCAACGAATCGACCATCAAGGTGTTTTCCATTTCACCCAATTCTAGAATTGTCAAGCTTGAAAGAGCGGTTAAGTCTTGGAGACTCCATTCTGTTAGAGGAGGTGATGTTTTGTGAgaataaatagcaattgattgtaACTCGGGAGGTAGACAAACTCCTTCACAAAATGACAACTCTCCAGTACAACTCAGGTGCAAATATTCAAGACCAGTGAGCGTGTCCAACCGAAGATTGACTTTAAGTGATTCAATTGATCTATGGGATTCGATTCGAAGTGATCGAAGACTTGACTGCCGATGTGAAGGACTTTCTAAAATGAAAATGGAATCCATACTCTCCTACAACCATCAATGTGAAGTGTTTGGAGCACAGGGAAACCATCAAGTGGAAATGATGTAAGTGAATCACAGCTATCCCACATATGAAGACTCTTAAGTGATGTATAATTGTGAAATGTTTCGAAAGGCATGAAGGATAACTTGCTACAACCATAAATCCAAAGGGACTGCAATGAAGTGGGTATACCATTTGTGGGAAAAGCAGTGAGAGATTGAATTTTCCCGAGTTCCAAATGAGTAAGACAAATACTACTAGTGATCATTTTAGAAATAAACATTAGGTAACTTTCAGCATCTGCATGTTGCAAAGGAGAGTCGTTCTCAAGAATTAACCATGGAATGCTTTGAGCATACACTTCATAATTTAAATCTTCTGCAATTTTTACTTTTTTGATTGCCGATAGCCAATGCAAAGTATGGGGTGTTTCCAATATCTTATAACAACattctatttcaattttttcCATGCAAGAAAGATGGTCGGGCAAATCTCCCCTTAGTTCAGGACAATTATGTAACTCCATAGTTCTAAGTCGTGGAAATGCAAAATTTATGCCTTCAAAGGAAATCCAATCCTTCCAATTTGGCATGCTGTGAAATTTCATATGCTCAAGGGAAGGAAATGGTTGGAAGGTAGGATTGGAACATTCTCCTTCCTCAACACAATAGAACTCTGGGCCAATtgtctccaataacaacaaactcGATATACTCAGCTTCTTGAGAGACGGTAGTTGGCCTAGCGGTGGAAGTTTCATGCAATATTGACAATTATGAATGTCAATGGACACCATGTTAGAAAACAAAGATTTTCCCAACCAATTTGGAAAACATGTCCCACCATACAACTCAATTTTTAGGCTCTTCAGCTTTATTGTTGGTTGCAACATTTCAAGCACAACTTTTACTTTTAGTGAATCTTCACTTTGTTTTCCCCATATCAACTCTAACTCCtcaattttctctttatttttcagGTTGGCATCTTCTGCCTCTTTTGCATCAACGATATTATATAGGTTTTTTTATGGTAAATTTTCCTTGTAGGTTTGGATATTTCCTTAGCTCTTTGATACTTAACCCTTCATGTCGCTTACCCACTAAAAAAACAGTCAAAGTTTGGAGGTTTTCTAGTCCACCAATTTCCACAGGCAACTCTTTTATGTCAGTCCCACTTATATCAAGGTGACGTAAACTGATTAAATTTCCCATATGCACTGGCAATTCAGTGAGACTATCGCAATCTAGTAAATTCAAAGTTTGCAAATTGTATAGGTTACATACTATCCTGCAAGGTTTTGATACTCGTGTTGGAGAGATTTAGATATCGCAACTGCACCAAATTACCAATTGAATCTGGTAGCTTGGTGATGTTTCCATATTGTGATAGGGATAACACGCGCAACCTTTTGAATGTTGGTAGCAAATCATCAACCACCTTAATGGATAAGTAAGTAGGCAACTTACGATAATAAATGGGAAGGAAGCTTCGCAAGTATTTAAAATTGTAGAAATGCTTAAACATCATGAAAATATCATAATCTTCTTGATTATATGATAAATGacgattgtaacacccttctaaaccccacggaaatttataaaataattttcagagtaaaacatgaaaacaagggtgccacaattcaatttaaaacaaattatcataaattcattgtcatgctttcactaaggaaccatctgtcataatacataaacatctcatgtttacacagcggaaaattcatcatacggataagcataacatcatctatgcaatatcccacataatttaatacaataacaacacgatagagtatcatcataaactctaatctaacgttcccccagtgttacaatatcagagcatgacacctgacgctacactaatacactgacttatgagctaatcctcaccaagtcgaaagcagctatcctcaatctgaaaatgtcaacagtaagggtgagtctcatcacagttaacaaatgttattgcatcttaaataacaacacatcatagttatattattcacccaatttcatcatattcagattatcaggaacatctatcgtttacacaaacatcaacagaacacatctttcaaacagacaatcatactcaacattaattcaacaaaacacacaaccaacacatcatcaatatttataacactggaatacatccaatcatgttataaaagtatgcatatgtatgaactgacactatgcatgtggtaccaacctcatcaaatgggaataacccatgaccgatccaacatcatcaagatacggccctgccagcacagattccacacaatgggaatcatgcccttcactgatccaacacacccttatggatacagtatcatcaatgaacatgaatgaatgcaacatatacaacatactataccatcgtcaagtctaatgagtaacatcatcaaatacccatttcatcatcatcatcatcatcatcaaagtatgtttatatacattagcatcattcaaacataatcaatcatcatcatcatcatcgttaaagaacatacaagtgtccacatcaatcatcatcatcaaaaataaggacacacatgtattcacatcatttcaaagcaaatcagtcatcgtcatacgactctaaacaaatcatcacatcataatgtttttcaaaacaacatctcatattgtcacatttcatcctatataccaacaatacatcatccaattaaacaaatcgtcacatgattaatatttcaacatatcatgtatttaacacatctcatcacatatatgtacaatacatcatacaccaagaaataaaatcatatttaaaaataattggattcacacctcatttcatcatttaaaacataggctatctcataagattcatcgtgctcgaaacggcactaaaaacagacctatggttcgaaagttacacatcatttaactttcccaagagataactatcgctacagcacgcggcgcaaccaaagttcgcggcgcgacctgaaccacaccaacacgttcgcggcgccaacctatgcacgcggcgcgaaacgagcaaacaagtacgccttcgcggcgccaacacaggtacgcggcgcgacctgtgcgtatcacaatttcctggcattctgcccacctgttcgcggcgccaaccctgtgcacgcggcgcgaaccggcgatttcagaaaccccaacctgcagaaaacagcattctatgcattccaaacacacccaattcataccagtacgaacctagggaaatcgaatgcacaaacaacacgaagaACACCTCATAATACCTCAATCACGCATCAATTGGGACCAAAACAACATaggtatcatggattcaaacatagggatcaaacatcatacaattcgactaaatccctaaatctatcatataatccaattgactcaacaacatccctaatcaatattattatctaagaacacgataatagatgataaccggagagtccccccttaccttagccaaagattcttgattggtctctccctccattgctcctcttcacgtaccagcttcccaatccctcatctcctctgctctgcttttcacgttcctttttcctttctccccattttccttatttttatgaaaaataacatttttaattagtaaaggctttactaacatagtaccccctctttactaacaccacacttggcccaatagcctatctcatatttctttccaaataattccacaaaatactgaataattccaaataataatttaatttccaattaaattaaatttagaaaatatggggtgttacaactctcccccactaaaagagttttcgtcctcgaaaacatacctcaagtaaccagctcgtataagagtccttcacctgactctccagctcccaattaacattaccatccgTCAATCTATCTGACATATCCAATAGGAAACATGTTtcgtacattcaaatcccagttcttacgtcgcatttgactatcgaAAAGTATACCACTtgttatatctccaaaaggttaacaaaaacaggacattgaggtacaacctatacaatacgctcagcaactgagtaatacaattacacaatctatagtatgatcacacttaatcaacaatgcagtaatgcattccatctaacaaacataccaaccttagacatacccttccatctgagcgataaaataatacttacacttttcaccaaccgcttccttcaagaaactcaatactcatattcctataccattgaatttcaattatctgactcctcttaagtcaagccattgattatccaacactttacattccgttttttccgcaatactctgactactcatcacaatcatctataccaattagacttctgagttttacctgattccgactctctttactcattcgtttcaagaatcattcttcatcattcatggtactaatctaccacttagaaatccttactcgcatccaatgaaaaccaattcctgatttacttcctctatttaaacatcctaaccatcagaataagtacacacaagtaattatagtcACACTCATCAGCATCAATACGCCATTTCTtacaacaactcaaattgagtttcgctctttctaagaattaaatcaatttctcccttcatagggtataattcctcattatatctggaatctacaataaccccttgtcaacaacacaaaattattacacgTCATAAAGCATCGactcttcattttaatttcaccgaatacatactcgttaactacgtacaaccgtaataacatattcatcatctcggcaattattcaaaagagttataattcttcgacatgacatccttacatccactggattctaaatccaacatatagatcaagacatattctctatgtaggcttccgacatattaattccttacttcccgcgagtagtactcataacactactccacatcaaactttcgctgcgcgactctgattacccgtcttaagtcatcatccaccatgttgcactctttcatattcacttcttcataagttcacacaacatagtgagtgattattctcacggcttagtattcatcacatcttaaaccattaaggtaacaaaacaagcttatctcttctatatgattccatctactaccaacaagagatttagggtgatcaagtcctaaatttgtcaatattagttgaaaatcatatttaagcataaactgtcgttactacataatagtgtccattttccgagtttgcacccaaactcattaacatcgtcatagtccaacaattcactacggtgtcctgctagaatatccttctgaagctcaaaacatcagttacacaaattcaaccactcaacctcattacatcgttttcgtcgattctgaattcaccgcctttaccttggtaattcaaagtcaaccta
Encoded proteins:
- the LOC131593156 gene encoding putative disease resistance protein RGA1, which encodes MDSIFILESPSHRQSSLRSLRIESHRSIESLKVNLRLDTLTGLEYLHLSCTGELSFCEGVCLPPELQSIAIYSHKTSPPLTEWSLQDLTALSSLTILELGEMENTLMVDSLLPNSLVSLTVGDNLSFEGNGIRHLSSLQNLDFYNCRHLKSLPENCLPSLLKSLEFINCERLESLPEDSIPTSLKKLTIEECPLLEERCEILDQTLVWSKGSL